AGAAAGAGTTTGCTTTTGGAATAATTGTTCGATACTTTGCTGAATTTTCTCTAATGTCGTTTCTTGTTGCAGGATGCGCTGTTCCAATTCCCACGTACGAAGTCGGTCTTTATATAGATTATTCTGGTTGATTTTCTCAACAGGCAGTGCAGCATCCGAGTTGCCTTCCCAACGGCGGCAAAGGTAAATCACGTCGTATATTCTGCCTATCTGATAATCGTGTGAAATTTTCAATCCAAGGGCATAATCTTCTCCATAGCTTGTGTTCGGGACTTTGATTTCCCGAAGAATGGGCGTGTAGAATGCACGGGGAGCTCCCAGACCGTTGATACGTAATGCATTATTTCGTCCGTTGTCGGGCGTCCATTCCTTATGATCAATGATGCCGGGGGCAATTTCCTGCATATCAAAGTTAGTCATCATATAAGTACCGATTACCATTGCACATTTCTGTTTATAGAAAGTATCAATGATGATTTGCAGGCTATGTTCGTCTTTATACACGTCATCGCTATCAAGTTGGACGGCAAACTTTCCGCATTTCTCGTGATGGATACCTATGTTCCAACATCCGCCTATACCGAGGTCATCTCTTTCGGGAATGACGTGAATCAGTCGCTTGTCCGAACTAAGTTCACGGAGAACTTCACTGGTTCCGTCTGTTGAATGATTGTCGATGACAATGACATTGAACGGAAAGGTCGTTTGCTGGTTCAGTGCCGAGCGTACGGCATCTTTGACTGTGCGAATACGGTTGCGTACGGGTATAATGACAGAAGCTTCATACTCAAAAGTGTGGGAAGAGAAGTCTACGGGACGGAAGATAGGATAAAGATATCCGCCAATTTCCTTCAAATGGTTGGTGCATGCCTGTTCCATTTCGATCTGTACCTGACGGTTTTTAGGGTCTACATAATCGAACTGCTTCTCACCGCTTTTCCGCTTGTCACTTTCTACTTCGGTATATAGATATTCGTTGATGTGTACCAGTTTGCTCTTTTGGGATATTTTGAGTCTCAAATCATACAAGCCTGCATATTGATATTCTTCTTCCGTATTTTCTATAACTTCCTTGAATGCGTTGGCATTGAACAGTAGAACCGAACCGAAATTGAAGTCGTCACGCAGGCTACCGGGTTGGTAATCAATGACCGGAGCTGTTTTTTGCACACTGTCTATCTGTTGGTAATGGTCTGCATATACCATGCCAGCTTGGGTCATTTCCATTACTTGAACCATTCTTTCAAGAGCGAACATGCCTATTTTTAGTGCAGTGTGTTTGGTATAGAGCAAGGTATATGTTTTATCAGAATGTTCTGCAATAGCTCGCATCGCTTGTGTAGACTGCATTTTCTCTACAGAGATGAGTTCGCATCCGGGAATGCAGACATTGGTAATTGGCGGTGCCAATAAATAAATTTTGTCTACCAGTGTCGATGCACGTAACTCCTTAACTGTTTGCACAGTTTCTTCCAACCGGCTGAAAGGAAGAAAACAGTTGATTGTTGTTTTCATTATTTTACTTTTTGTTTTGTAGTATGAGTTGTGTAAGATGTTTCTTTGTCTTGTCTTTTGATGAACAAACAGAGTCCAAGGAATGTGAACAGGGCATTGATTATCAACAACTCGTAACTAATTTGGTAACCGTTGAGCCATGCTTCTCCTATTCTTTGCAGGATATAGCAAAGAATAGGAGAAGCGATAGCTACCAACGGAATATATTTATCATAAACTTGTTTCTTGGTGAAGATGCTAAAAGCAACAACATACCATGCCGATTTACGGTTTCCG
The Bacteroides caecimuris DNA segment above includes these coding regions:
- a CDS encoding DUF4922 domain-containing protein, yielding MKTTINCFLPFSRLEETVQTVKELRASTLVDKIYLLAPPITNVCIPGCELISVEKMQSTQAMRAIAEHSDKTYTLLYTKHTALKIGMFALERMVQVMEMTQAGMVYADHYQQIDSVQKTAPVIDYQPGSLRDDFNFGSVLLFNANAFKEVIENTEEEYQYAGLYDLRLKISQKSKLVHINEYLYTEVESDKRKSGEKQFDYVDPKNRQVQIEMEQACTNHLKEIGGYLYPIFRPVDFSSHTFEYEASVIIPVRNRIRTVKDAVRSALNQQTTFPFNVIVIDNHSTDGTSEVLRELSSDKRLIHVIPERDDLGIGGCWNIGIHHEKCGKFAVQLDSDDVYKDEHSLQIIIDTFYKQKCAMVIGTYMMTNFDMQEIAPGIIDHKEWTPDNGRNNALRINGLGAPRAFYTPILREIKVPNTSYGEDYALGLKISHDYQIGRIYDVIYLCRRWEGNSDAALPVEKINQNNLYKDRLRTWELEQRILQQETTLEKIQQSIEQLFQKQTLSWELAKENYQALEQYRSRTKEISKWFGNQNLDANLFLNPKRILSATAQTDTASIHSRPCFLCQTNRPQEQEFISYGNYQILVNPYPIFKHHFTIVDKEHKSQSIAGRFKDMIEFTDIMREYFLLYNGPECGASAPDHAHFQACSKEESMQGSYYDHIELIDNDKVRISYEDFPYSFIRIQAKNKKTMSKTFHLIYDILAANNNGKEPMMNILAWYGLERTKEDFRERYEEEFESVTEHPYNCIIFLRSKHRPDCYYAKGNEQILISPAIAEMNGIFPIVREEDMEKLTPEKVYDIYREVSISKEKLQKILERIKAVL